In Cupriavidus taiwanensis, the following are encoded in one genomic region:
- the panB gene encoding 3-methyl-2-oxobutanoate hydroxymethyltransferase: protein MSYLLDPSRKTITIPKLQAMRDAGEKIAMLTAYDSSFAALLDYCGVEMILVGDSLGNVMQGQQTTLPVTLEQMAYHTECAARGNQTALLLTDLPFGTYPTPEAAFASAVTLMKAGAQMVKLEGGDWLAPIVKFLVERSIPVCAHIGLTPQSVHALGGFKVQGKTDAGAAQLKRDALALQAAGAQVVLMEAVPAALAGEITQSLAVPTIGIGAGVDCTGQVLVLQDMLNIYPGRKAKFVRNFMDGQPSIEAAVRAYVAAVKDGSFPAVEHTFSA, encoded by the coding sequence ATGAGCTACCTCCTCGATCCCTCCCGCAAGACCATCACGATTCCCAAACTGCAGGCGATGCGTGACGCCGGCGAGAAAATCGCCATGCTGACCGCGTACGACTCCAGCTTCGCCGCGCTGCTCGACTACTGCGGCGTGGAAATGATCCTGGTGGGCGACTCGCTGGGCAATGTGATGCAGGGCCAGCAGACCACGCTGCCGGTCACGCTGGAACAGATGGCCTACCACACCGAATGCGCGGCGCGCGGCAACCAGACCGCGCTGCTGCTGACCGACCTGCCGTTCGGCACCTATCCGACGCCGGAAGCCGCGTTTGCCAGCGCCGTCACGCTGATGAAGGCGGGCGCGCAGATGGTCAAGCTCGAAGGCGGCGACTGGCTCGCGCCGATCGTGAAGTTCCTGGTCGAGCGCAGCATCCCGGTGTGCGCGCATATCGGCCTGACGCCGCAGTCGGTGCACGCGCTGGGCGGCTTCAAGGTGCAGGGCAAGACCGACGCCGGCGCGGCGCAGCTCAAGCGCGATGCGCTGGCCCTGCAGGCCGCCGGCGCGCAGGTGGTGCTGATGGAAGCGGTGCCCGCGGCGCTGGCCGGCGAGATCACGCAGTCGCTGGCGGTGCCCACCATCGGCATCGGCGCCGGCGTCGACTGCACCGGCCAGGTGCTGGTGCTGCAGGACATGCTCAACATCTACCCGGGCCGCAAGGCCAAGTTCGTGCGCAACTTCATGGACGGCCAGCCGTCGATCGAGGCCGCGGTGCGCGCCTACGTCGCCGCCGTCAAGGACGGCAGCTTCCC